From the Syntrophomonadaceae bacterium genome, one window contains:
- the larA gene encoding nickel-dependent lactate racemase — protein sequence MSKIIFSLRYGKGSVEFSIPEEQLLCVIEGKDYPGLPDVPSALKHAMEHPIDAPPLREIIKPDDKVALVVSDITRTWQKMPLALPVIINTLNQAGVPDENITILIAVGGHRSNTQDEFVEICGQEVCRRIKVINHEATDHDNMVYLGKTSFGTEVSVNRIVVEADKVILTGGIIYHYMVGYGGGRKSVLPGVSSLKTIQQNHLHAMSYEVGGGSNRKSVSRVLEGNNTHHDMMEIAAFISPDFIINVVPNPAGEIAGIFAGNWVSAWQRGTQLVDEIYGVKIESKADIVISTCGGYPKDINLYQTGKTMDNAFYAVKDGGVVIILSECQDIMEPFEFTQWFKHETILEMELALRQNFTIPGWVAFKEVECAMNGTYILVTKPENFDLIRKARLIPVATIEEAIAIAYEKCGTAQPKVTVMPQGANTLPILCNY from the coding sequence ATGAGCAAAATTATTTTTTCTTTGCGATACGGGAAGGGCTCTGTGGAATTCAGTATTCCTGAGGAGCAACTATTATGTGTAATTGAGGGAAAGGACTATCCAGGTTTGCCGGATGTTCCTTCAGCGTTGAAACATGCTATGGAACATCCTATCGATGCGCCGCCGCTGAGGGAAATTATTAAGCCAGATGATAAAGTCGCCCTCGTTGTCAGCGACATTACCCGGACATGGCAGAAAATGCCTTTAGCCTTGCCGGTAATTATTAATACCTTAAATCAGGCCGGTGTTCCGGACGAGAACATTACCATTTTAATCGCAGTTGGCGGCCACCGGAGCAATACCCAGGACGAATTTGTTGAGATCTGTGGCCAGGAAGTGTGCCGCCGGATAAAGGTTATTAATCATGAGGCTACCGATCATGACAATATGGTTTACTTAGGCAAGACTAGTTTTGGCACAGAGGTTTCGGTTAACAGGATCGTGGTTGAGGCAGATAAGGTCATTCTTACTGGAGGAATTATATACCATTATATGGTTGGTTACGGCGGAGGCCGCAAAAGTGTTCTGCCAGGTGTATCCTCCCTGAAGACAATCCAGCAAAACCACCTCCATGCCATGAGTTATGAAGTTGGTGGAGGCTCCAACCGCAAATCAGTTTCCCGGGTTTTGGAGGGAAATAACACCCATCACGATATGATGGAAATTGCGGCTTTTATTAGCCCTGATTTTATCATCAATGTTGTCCCCAATCCCGCCGGAGAAATAGCTGGTATATTTGCAGGCAACTGGGTTTCAGCATGGCAAAGAGGAACCCAATTGGTAGATGAAATCTACGGGGTTAAGATTGAGAGTAAAGCTGATATTGTTATTTCCACCTGTGGAGGCTATCCGAAAGACATTAACCTATACCAGACTGGTAAAACAATGGACAATGCTTTTTATGCTGTCAAGGATGGCGGGGTTGTAATCATTCTGAGCGAATGCCAGGACATTATGGAGCCCTTTGAATTTACCCAGTGGTTCAAGCACGAAACAATTTTGGAAATGGAGCTGGCTCTCCGCCAGAATTTTACCATCCCAGGCTGGGTTGCCTTTAAAGAGGTTGAATGTGCAATGAATGGCACGTACATTCTGGTTACTAAACCAGAAAACTTCGATCTGATCAGGAAGGCAAGGCTGATCCCAGTTGCGACAATTGAAGAAGCTATAGCCATCGCTTATGAGAAGTGCGGAACAGCCCAGCCAAAAGTAACTGTGATGCCCCAGGGAGCAAACACTTTGCCAATCCTGTGCAACTACTAA
- the panB gene encoding 3-methyl-2-oxobutanoate hydroxymethyltransferase, with amino-acid sequence MSTWTTPGATRTKRPKVTIPYLNEKKAKGEPITFLTAYDYPTAVIEENIGIDIILCGDSLGMTVYGFESTLPVTMEMMEVHSRAVKKGAPTCFVIGDMPYMSYQVSVKQAITNAGRLMQNAGVDGVKLEGGIEMCSRVKGISKAGIPVMGHIGLTPQSISQLGGFKAQGRGVEAALKLIKDAKLLEEAGAFAILLEAIPPEVAKIITQRANIPIYGIGAGPYCDGQVLVVHDVLGFFGGQVAKFVKQYANLNQVITEALNNYKIEVEQRVFPGPEHCYAMKENELEKLLEEVQKLS; translated from the coding sequence ATGAGTACGTGGACAACCCCAGGCGCTACCAGAACAAAAAGACCCAAAGTCACTATTCCGTATTTAAATGAGAAAAAGGCGAAAGGTGAACCGATTACTTTTCTGACCGCATACGATTATCCAACGGCAGTGATTGAAGAAAATATTGGCATTGATATTATCCTGTGCGGCGATTCACTTGGCATGACCGTTTACGGATTCGAAAGCACCCTGCCGGTAACCATGGAGATGATGGAAGTCCACTCCAGAGCGGTTAAAAAAGGCGCCCCAACTTGCTTTGTTATTGGCGATATGCCCTATATGTCTTATCAGGTTTCTGTGAAACAAGCTATCACTAATGCTGGCCGGCTGATGCAAAATGCGGGAGTAGACGGGGTGAAACTAGAAGGCGGAATCGAAATGTGCAGCCGGGTTAAAGGTATTTCAAAAGCGGGGATTCCGGTGATGGGACACATTGGTTTGACTCCCCAGTCTATTTCCCAGTTGGGCGGGTTTAAGGCCCAAGGCCGGGGTGTAGAGGCCGCACTAAAACTGATCAAGGATGCCAAGCTTTTGGAGGAAGCAGGCGCATTTGCTATCTTGCTCGAAGCAATTCCCCCTGAAGTGGCAAAAATCATAACTCAAAGAGCCAATATCCCAATTTATGGTATTGGCGCCGGACCCTATTGCGACGGCCAGGTGTTAGTTGTGCATGATGTCCTGGGGTTTTTTGGCGGTCAGGTGGCTAAGTTTGTCAAACAATATGCCAACCTGAACCAGGTAATAACAGAAGCCTTGAATAATTATAAGATTGAAGTAGAACAGAGGGTTTTCCCTGGTCCAGAGCACTGCTACGCCATGAAGGAAAACGAGCTGGAGAAATTGTTGGAGGAAGTTCAAAAGCTAAGTTAG
- a CDS encoding DUF3794 domain-containing protein: MSHQAALPMVVGIGQAQVLVVTEIPLAPPAFKIKHIVKDFQDVTCVAITNKVIVTGTLVKDINFKTFERREVFNGIPRICGDVRHCDVEIPFSLFVEIPGAREGDRCEVINVEVEGEVDEPRDYLSDNCRVFRTLLERTVIRVVVRVTRVKDVYWGKDSPQE; encoded by the coding sequence ATGTCTCATCAAGCAGCGTTACCGATGGTAGTGGGGATAGGGCAGGCCCAGGTGCTGGTTGTTACCGAAATCCCTTTAGCACCCCCTGCGTTTAAGATTAAACACATTGTAAAGGATTTTCAGGATGTAACCTGTGTAGCGATTACCAACAAGGTTATTGTCACCGGCACCCTGGTTAAGGACATTAATTTTAAAACTTTCGAAAGACGGGAAGTCTTCAATGGTATTCCAAGGATATGCGGTGATGTTCGTCACTGTGATGTAGAAATACCCTTTTCGCTCTTTGTCGAGATCCCCGGCGCCAGGGAGGGCGACAGATGTGAAGTTATTAATGTTGAGGTAGAGGGCGAAGTTGATGAGCCGAGAGATTATCTTTCCGATAATTGCAGGGTTTTCCGCACCTTGTTGGAGCGGACAGTCATACGGGTAGTTGTAAGAGTCACCAGGGTTAAGGATGTATATTGGGGAAAGGATAGCCCGCAGGAATAA